Proteins encoded together in one Candidatus Hydrogenedentota bacterium window:
- a CDS encoding carboxypeptidase M32, with product MSSLTDKMELFFRKTGEVVDLRRTLALLQWDEEVCMPPKGAEARGHQIATLAALEHRLFTSSEMRDLVAELTAEASELSLGENDFVRETARDLERAARLPESLVHRMAQAQSRAYHAWVRARSESAFGEFLPHLAGLVSLAREKAECLGYAESPYDALLEDYERGMTASRLRPIFDTLAERQGALVARIVESPLQPDTAWMNRDWEEEAQLRLTEEVLRDMGFDFEAGRQDKSVHPFTTSFDTEDVRVTTRVSRRDFLSALSSSVHEGGHALYEQGFPARYRRTFLADAPSLGMHESQSRLWENIVGRSLPFWRHYTPRVRSVFPGAPEDLSPEQVWRASNRVEPSLIRVEADECTYNLHIILRFEIETALIEGSIEAEHVPELWNERMRLYLGCEVPDDARGCLQDIHWSHGSFGYFPTYALGNLYAAQLMEKMEQDLSNLWDGVAQGKFWDVLGWLRKHVHSRGRAVAADQLLTEVTGQPPTPEPFLRYLEEKYAALYGLG from the coding sequence ATGTCCTCATTGACCGACAAGATGGAGCTGTTCTTCCGGAAGACGGGGGAGGTGGTGGATCTGCGGCGCACGCTGGCGCTGCTCCAGTGGGACGAGGAGGTGTGCATGCCTCCGAAGGGGGCCGAGGCCCGCGGCCACCAGATCGCCACGCTCGCGGCGCTGGAGCACCGCCTGTTCACCAGTTCCGAAATGCGCGACCTGGTGGCCGAGCTGACCGCCGAGGCGTCCGAGCTGTCGCTGGGCGAGAACGACTTTGTCCGCGAGACGGCGCGCGACCTGGAGCGGGCGGCGCGCCTGCCGGAGTCGCTGGTGCACCGCATGGCGCAGGCCCAGAGCCGCGCCTACCACGCATGGGTGCGGGCGCGGTCGGAGTCCGCCTTCGGCGAGTTCCTGCCCCACCTCGCGGGCCTGGTCTCCCTCGCGCGGGAGAAGGCGGAATGCCTGGGATACGCCGAGTCGCCCTACGACGCCCTCCTGGAGGACTATGAGCGCGGCATGACCGCTTCGCGGCTGCGACCCATCTTTGACACCCTCGCGGAGCGCCAGGGCGCGCTGGTCGCCCGGATCGTGGAGTCCCCCCTCCAGCCGGACACGGCCTGGATGAACCGCGACTGGGAGGAGGAGGCGCAGCTCCGGCTCACCGAGGAGGTGCTGCGGGACATGGGCTTCGACTTCGAGGCCGGGCGGCAGGACAAGTCGGTCCACCCCTTCACCACCTCCTTTGACACGGAGGACGTGCGTGTCACCACGCGGGTGAGCCGGCGCGACTTTCTCTCCGCGCTGTCCAGTTCGGTCCACGAGGGCGGGCACGCCCTCTACGAGCAGGGCTTCCCCGCGCGCTACCGGCGCACCTTTCTGGCCGACGCGCCGTCTCTGGGCATGCACGAGTCGCAGTCGCGCCTGTGGGAGAACATCGTCGGGCGCAGCCTGCCCTTCTGGCGGCACTACACGCCCCGGGTCCGCTCCGTGTTCCCCGGCGCTCCGGAGGACCTGTCCCCCGAGCAGGTGTGGCGCGCGTCGAACCGCGTCGAGCCGTCGCTTATCCGCGTCGAGGCGGACGAGTGCACCTACAACCTGCACATCATCCTGCGCTTCGAGATCGAGACGGCGTTGATCGAGGGAAGCATTGAGGCGGAGCATGTGCCCGAGCTGTGGAACGAGCGCATGCGGCTCTACCTCGGCTGCGAGGTGCCCGACGACGCCCGCGGCTGCCTCCAGGACATCCACTGGTCCCACGGCTCCTTCGGCTATTTCCCCACCTACGCCCTCGGCAACCTCTACGCGGCCCAGCTCATGGAGAAGATGGAGCAGGACCTGTCGAACCTCTGGGACGGCGTGGCGCAGGGGAAGTTCTGGGACGTCCTCGGCTGGCTCCGGAAGCATGTGCATTCCCGCGGCCGCGCGGTCGCGGCGGACCAGCTTCTCACCGAGGTCACCGGCCAGCCCCCCACGCCGGAGCCTTTCCTGCGGTACCTCGAGGAGAAATACGCGGCGCTCTACGGGCTGGGGTGA
- a CDS encoding anaerobic sulfatase maturase, whose protein sequence is MEQDVPDFPSNRQTPFAFHVMAKPTGALCNLRCAYCFYLEKEGLYPGKGAPVMSDAVLEAYVRDYIAAHDTPEVTFAWQGGEPTAAGLDFFRRAVALQREHAGGRTLHNTFQTNGILVDDAWAAFFKKHDFLVGLSLDGPKEVHDAYRLDARGKGTHDRVMRALECLKRHKVEFNTLTCVHHESAARPLEVYRFLRRHGSGHMQFIPIVERIPDAPDPDGLTLSRPGAASTGQVAPWCPTPEEYGQFLTTIYDEWVREDVGRVYVQLFEVTLEAWMGMQPSLCLFREHCGFAMALERNGDLYACDHYVYPEYRLGNILETNVRELAASEAQTRFGRDKADTLPGYCRACPVHFVCRGECPKHRFTTAPTGEPGLNYLCAGYRRFFTHAAPTMRFMASELRAQCPPANVMEWVRRQEREAPPAGGPNDPCPCGSGRKYKKCCGGRQ, encoded by the coding sequence ATGGAGCAAGACGTGCCGGATTTCCCCTCCAACCGACAGACGCCGTTCGCCTTTCATGTCATGGCGAAACCCACCGGGGCGCTGTGCAACCTCCGGTGCGCGTACTGCTTCTACCTGGAGAAGGAGGGGCTGTACCCCGGCAAGGGCGCGCCGGTCATGTCCGACGCCGTCCTGGAGGCCTATGTCCGCGACTACATCGCGGCCCATGACACGCCGGAGGTCACCTTTGCCTGGCAGGGCGGCGAGCCGACGGCGGCGGGGCTGGACTTCTTCCGGCGGGCTGTGGCGCTCCAGCGGGAGCACGCCGGCGGCCGCACCCTCCACAACACCTTCCAGACGAACGGCATCCTGGTGGACGACGCCTGGGCCGCCTTCTTCAAAAAGCATGACTTTCTTGTGGGGCTGTCGCTGGACGGGCCGAAGGAGGTGCATGACGCCTACCGGCTGGACGCCCGGGGCAAGGGCACCCACGACCGGGTCATGCGGGCGCTGGAGTGCCTCAAGCGGCACAAAGTCGAGTTCAACACCCTGACCTGCGTCCACCACGAAAGCGCGGCGCGGCCCCTGGAGGTGTACCGCTTCCTGCGCCGCCACGGCAGCGGGCACATGCAGTTCATCCCCATTGTGGAGCGCATTCCCGACGCGCCCGACCCCGACGGCCTGACCCTGTCGCGGCCGGGGGCTGCTTCCACCGGGCAGGTCGCGCCGTGGTGCCCCACGCCGGAGGAGTACGGCCAGTTCCTGACGACGATCTACGATGAATGGGTGCGCGAGGACGTGGGACGGGTCTATGTGCAGCTCTTCGAGGTGACGCTGGAGGCGTGGATGGGCATGCAACCGAGCCTGTGCCTGTTCCGCGAGCACTGCGGCTTCGCCATGGCCCTTGAGCGCAACGGCGACCTCTACGCCTGCGACCACTACGTCTACCCGGAGTACCGGCTGGGAAACATCCTGGAGACGAACGTCCGCGAACTGGCAGCCTCGGAGGCCCAGACCCGATTCGGCCGCGACAAGGCGGACACCCTGCCCGGCTACTGCCGCGCATGTCCGGTCCATTTCGTGTGCCGGGGCGAATGCCCCAAGCACCGCTTCACGACGGCGCCCACCGGCGAGCCGGGGTTAAACTACCTGTGCGCGGGGTACCGGCGCTTCTTCACCCATGCCGCGCCGACCATGCGGTTCATGGCGTCGGAGCTGCGCGCGCAGTGCCCCCCGGCGAATGTCATGGAATGGGTGCGCCGCCAGGAGCGGGAGGCGCCCCCGGCGGGCGGCCCGAATGATCCGTGCCCCTGCGGGAGCGGGCGGAAGTACAAGAAATGCTGCGGCGGGCGCCAATGA